A genome region from Paracoccus stylophorae includes the following:
- a CDS encoding flagellar biosynthetic protein FliR: MMWQLVNQWVPGLDWGMVLVYARVQACLLIVPGLGERVIPVRVRVGIAMAVTPLLAGLVGAVPPPQAAPALIAQIAGEMLIGLAAGALLRLLALALDVATTAIAATASLSQIVGVQNEAAPHPVGNLLHLGGMAVIMALGLPIMLVRMLADSLALWPPAGWPAIQGLADAAVAMVSHSFALAMMLAAPFTLGGFLFQALSGVINRVMPALPVAFIGSPASIMLALAALALMAPMLIALWADAVLGFTLPRAR; the protein is encoded by the coding sequence ATGATGTGGCAGCTTGTGAACCAGTGGGTGCCGGGCCTCGATTGGGGCATGGTTCTGGTCTATGCCCGCGTGCAGGCCTGCCTGCTGATCGTGCCGGGCTTGGGTGAGCGGGTGATCCCGGTCCGGGTGCGGGTCGGGATCGCGATGGCGGTCACGCCGCTGCTGGCCGGGCTGGTCGGCGCGGTTCCGCCGCCGCAGGCGGCCCCCGCCCTGATCGCGCAGATCGCCGGCGAAATGCTGATCGGGCTTGCCGCCGGGGCGCTGCTGCGGCTGCTGGCGCTGGCGCTGGATGTGGCCACGACGGCGATCGCCGCGACCGCATCGCTGTCGCAGATCGTCGGCGTCCAGAACGAGGCCGCGCCCCATCCGGTGGGAAATCTGCTGCATCTGGGCGGGATGGCGGTGATCATGGCCTTGGGGCTGCCGATCATGCTGGTGCGGATGCTGGCCGACAGCCTTGCGCTGTGGCCGCCGGCGGGCTGGCCCGCGATCCAGGGGCTTGCCGATGCGGCGGTCGCGATGGTGTCGCACAGCTTTGCGCTGGCGATGATGCTGGCCGCGCCGTTCACCCTGGGCGGGTTTCTGTTTCAGGCCCTGTCGGGCGTGATCAACCGGGTCATGCCGGCGCTGCCGGTCGCGTTCATCGGCTCTCCGGCGTCGATCATGCTGGCGCTGGCCGCGCTGGCGCTGATGGCGCCGATGCTGATCGCGCTGTGGGCCGACGCGGTTCTGGGCTTCACGCTTCCGAGGGCACGATGA
- the flhB gene encoding flagellar type III secretion system protein FlhB, whose product MSEDNTDKPFEATEQKLRKAREKGDIPRASELNVAAMYLGAWLAFATGAGFAVRHWLAMASRAMGAEGWPLDSVFGLAAALGRFASMAVIGLVTVSMVAIVVALIAQRGLVFAPQKLAFDVSRINPVKTAGQKFGASGLMTFAISFGKAGLVCIGGWYLFAALLDRLAGSAMTGAGWVAGLPLLIGQVLMMAAAISVGFAVLDMLWKRHDHRRKNRMSRKEMEDEHKDSEGDPHLKAARRQRAVDIATRQMLADVARADVVIVNPTHYAVALQWQRGSGRAPVCLAKGTDEVAARIRKRARDGNIPVWSDPPCARAIHATVEIGQEIRREHFAAVAAAIRFAEKMREKMRAGW is encoded by the coding sequence ATGAGCGAGGACAACACCGACAAGCCGTTCGAGGCGACCGAACAGAAGCTGCGCAAGGCCAGGGAAAAGGGCGACATTCCCCGCGCGAGCGAACTGAACGTGGCGGCGATGTATCTGGGCGCGTGGCTGGCCTTTGCGACCGGCGCGGGCTTCGCGGTGCGGCATTGGCTGGCGATGGCCAGCCGCGCCATGGGGGCCGAGGGGTGGCCGCTGGACTCGGTCTTCGGACTGGCGGCCGCGTTGGGGCGCTTTGCCAGCATGGCGGTGATCGGGCTGGTCACGGTCTCCATGGTCGCCATCGTCGTTGCGCTGATCGCGCAGCGCGGGCTGGTCTTTGCGCCGCAGAAACTGGCCTTCGATGTCAGCCGCATCAACCCGGTGAAGACGGCGGGCCAGAAATTCGGTGCCTCGGGGCTGATGACCTTCGCCATCTCGTTCGGCAAGGCGGGGCTGGTCTGCATCGGCGGCTGGTATCTGTTCGCAGCCCTGCTAGACCGGCTGGCCGGCAGCGCGATGACCGGCGCGGGCTGGGTCGCGGGCCTGCCGCTGCTGATCGGCCAGGTGCTGATGATGGCGGCGGCGATCTCGGTCGGGTTCGCGGTGCTGGACATGCTGTGGAAACGCCATGACCACCGGCGCAAGAACCGCATGTCGCGCAAGGAGATGGAGGACGAACACAAGGACTCCGAGGGCGATCCGCATCTGAAGGCCGCGCGTCGTCAGCGCGCGGTGGACATCGCCACGCGCCAGATGCTGGCCGATGTCGCCCGCGCCGATGTGGTGATCGTCAACCCGACCCATTACGCCGTGGCCCTGCAATGGCAGCGCGGCAGCGGTCGGGCCCCGGTCTGCCTGGCCAAGGGAACCGACGAGGTCGCGGCCCGCATCCGAAAGCGGGCGCGCGACGGCAACATCCCGGTCTGGTCGGACCCGCCCTGCGCGCGCGCGATCCACGCCACGGTCGAGATCGGTCAGGAAATCCGGCGCGAACATTTCGCCGCCGTCGCCGCCGCGATCCGTTTCGCCGAAAAGATGCGCGAGAAGATGCGGGCGGGATGGTAG